The genomic window AGTTTATCTGCTGTATAGCTACGTAATTTCCATGAACATCTCCTTTTGGGAGTAACATAGTCAAACAGCGGCGCTGATTTCTACTGCTTTACTTCGTCAAGTTTTGTTTCACACGTTTTAGGAATATGAGTAAACTAATTCCAGCCATCAGAGTCAAAAACTTCAGCTTCTATTACGACACTCAAAAGATAGTTGAAGGCGTGTCAATGGATATTTACCAAAACCAAGTCACGGCAATTATTGGTTCTAGTGGTTGTGGCAAGTCTACTTTTCTTAAATCGTTAAATCGCATGAGTGAATTAGAAGGAGAAGTGAGAGTTGAAGGAAAAGTAGAATTTTTTGGACAGAGTATTTATGAGCGTCGTGTCAACATCAATCGCTTACGTCGCCAAGTTAGTATGGTTTTTCCCAAGCCAAATCTTTTTCCCATGAGCGTTTACGATAATGTCGCCTATGGGGTGAAATTAATTGGATGGCATCCGAAAGTAGAATTAGATGGGATTGTTGAATCTGCCATCAAGGCTGCTGAACTTTGGGATGAGGTGAAAAATAAGCTGCACAAATCTGCTTTAGAGCTTTCTGGC from Nostoc sp. UHCC 0926 includes these protein-coding regions:
- a CDS encoding phosphate ABC transporter ATP-binding protein; translation: MSKLIPAIRVKNFSFYYDTQKIVEGVSMDIYQNQVTAIIGSSGCGKSTFLKSLNRMSELEGEVRVEGKVEFFGQSIYERRVNINRLRRQVSMVFPKPNLFPMSVYDNVAYGVKLIGWHPKVELDGIVESAIKAAELWDEVKNKLHKSALELSGGQQQRLCIARALAVKPNVLLMDEPCSGLDPVGSMKIEHLIHNLRSELTIVIVTHNMQQVPRLSDFTAFFCSNENRITQMVEFGTTNKIFTNPVDSRTRDYVFARIN